A stretch of DNA from Methanoplanus endosymbiosus:
TCAAATCAAGAAAATGAAAGGGGACCTCAGTGCAATAAAACATCATGGTTCTGAAAAAGATATATTCTTCGCAGAGCAAAAATGGATTATTCTTGCTATAGAGCATCTTCTTATCTGCCGTGAAAGGAGTTCAAATTACCCATTTGGTTTACCCTACTTTGAAATAATGAATAGAATTTTAGATGTCCAAATAATGGCCCACAAAATATTAGAATGGAATATGGCCCATAAAGTTAACGTATGTGAAATTAAGGAGTTTTCTGAAAAATTAGATGATATCACAAACAATGCAGGCATAAACTCCCAATATTCTAAAATTCAAAAGATATGGGAATGGTTTGAGAAAGTGAGGATTACTTTAAGGGTTGGCAGGCACTTAAGTCAAAATGGAAGTGATATGATAACCACAAATGCTCAAAATATGAGAGACGATTTTGAGATCATTCTGAATGCCATTGACATAGATGGAGTAACCAAAGGGGGCGAATTACTCCGCGGAGCAAGGCAAATAACAAACAACTGCAGAAAACACATGGATGAACTTTTTGTGGAAGTAAAAGACACATTTGGTAATGTAGTTGACATTATGAGAGATAATAATATTGAAGAACGCGGCCATAGGTGGAGTAGAATGCACATACGAAGACGAACCGGAAGAAATAGAACTACAAACGAAATGGCACAATATGGTGCACTAATGGCCATTTTCTCAAACCTTGAGAATGAAACTTATGTGAGAGAAATTCTCTATGACATAAAAGATTTTATTCGAGAGATACAGGATATTACAGCTGAAGAGATCAGCAGTGCAAGTGAACTGGTGAGGCCATATGCACATAAAGAAATTGTACATTCTGACAGTAAGAGATTGGAGTATTTGGAAGAATTCATAAACTTGCTTGAAGGTGGACGTTCAGCTGAAAAATGGCTATCAAAATTCAATATTTCCAACCGAATAATGACGCCATAGGTTTAAAGCGTCAATTACTACTTCCTCACGTCCTTTTCCTGTGAAGATGATAAACGGGGTATTGTCCCTTCTCTCTCTCAGACGGCGGAGAAATGTTATGCCGTCGCATTCGGGCATCTGGTAGTCCGATATTATGGCGTCAAATTTTAATTCTGATAATATTTTAAGTGCGTCAGCTGCATTGTCACATTTTGTGACTGAAAGATTGCCTGTATGTTCAAGGTATAACTTTGCTGCGTCGAGGAGCGCTGGTTCGTCATCCACATATAGTATTGATAACGTCTGTTTTGAGGACTCTGAACCGTTCATTATTTACTTTCCTGTTAGATTGTATTAATATCTTTCTCAATTCGTTACGGGGCGTCCGGAACAGTCATTTAAAATCATGCACTTTAACGTAAATTCCGTTAAAGTTTTCCGGAAAAATTGTTTATTCTTAATTTAAATTATATGATATTTATCTTCAAAACCGGATTTTTAGGTTTTTATGTCCTTAGGCTGAAGACTAAACCGGAGTATATTTCAGGATTTTACCTGATTATCATGACCGGGCATTTTGCATTGTGGGTGACTTTCTGGCTTACACTTCCAAGTACAACGCTTTTTATTGTTCCAAGGCCGCGGCTGCCGATTATTATCAGGTCTGCCTCTTCATTCCCGGCAATCCGGATTATTTCGTCAGCAGGGTCTCCTATTGCAACCTTGAGTGTATATGGGATATTTTCCTTGTTGAGTGTGGATATTGTATCTTTTATCTTTTCTTCTGCATCTTCTTTCAGAATTGTGTGTACGTCAAAGTTTGCTTTTACAAGTTTTGACTGTTGTGGTGTGCCGGCAATGTATGTGAGAATTACATGGGATGATAGCTTTTTTGCAAGTCCGGCAGCCTCTACTGCTGCACGTCCTGCGTTCTCTGAGCCGTCTGATGCCAGGAGTATTTTTTTATACATTTAATTATGTCTCCGGAAGAACTGTTTTGAATAGCTGTGTATTTTTCAGGCTGATTTTCCGGTTTTTGCAGTCCGGTTATTCATGCCTCTCTGCTTCTCCGATATGGATGCTGAGAATATTGTTTATCTGCCTGGTTTATAGAAATACCGATCAGGTGTTCCGGACATTTAATGATGTGGCTGTGCATTATGTTGCGGTGGTGGGGAAATATTATTGTTGTGCGGGAGAAATATATTACCGGCTGAGAAATATTTGCGGTAAAGGTAATTCTGCCGTATTTCATAATGGCTGCGGGGTTTTGCAGTATATTTCTGATTAAAAATACCAACAAATCTTTTCCGGATTAATAAATTATGGCAATATACAGTTTTTTTACAGGGGCAGGAGGTTTTTGTGTCATTCGCGCATAAAATAAAAGGTGAATGGCTCTCAAATGTGAGAGGGGATTTCCTTGCCGGAATTACAGTAGCTCTGGCTCTGATTCCTGAAGCTATTGCATTTTCTATCATTGCAGGCGTTGATCCGATGGTGGGCCTTTATGCATCGTTCTGCATTGCTGTTGTGATTGCTTTTGCAGGCGGAAGGCCGGGTATGATCTCGGCTGCTACAGGTTCGATGGCCCTTGTGATGGTTGTTCTGGTGCGGGATTTCGGGGTTGAATATCTGTTTTTTGCAACTATTCTCACCGGAATTATACAGTTATGCCTCGGATTTTTTAAGGTCGGGCAGCTGATCTCGTTTATCCCATATTCTGCTGTTTTAGGGTTTGTAAATTCGCTTGCGATTCTGATATTTCTCTCACAGATCCCGTTTCTAATCGGTGTGCCGCCTGTTGTGTATGCGATTACGGCGGCGACCATCGGGATTGTGGTTCTTCTGCCAAAGGTTACAAAGGCAGTTCCGGCACCGCTTGTTGCAATTGCGGTTATGGCCGGAATTACCATTACTGCCGGGATTGATGTGTTAACGGTTGGTGATCTTGGCAATATTACACAGGCACTGCCTCTCTTTCATCTGCCGGCTGTGCCTCTGAATGTTGAGACTCTGCTTATTGTCCTGCCTTATTCGGTGACGCTTGTTATTGTGGGTCTTTTGGAGTCTCTTCTTACTGCGTCTATTGTTGATGAGATGACTGATACGAGGAGTGATAAGGACAGGGAGGTTAAGGGGCAGGGGATTTCCAATGTTGTTGCAGGTGTTTTTGGCGGGATGGCCGGCTGTGCAATGATTGGGCAGTCTGTCATTAATGTCACTTCCGGAGGAAGGGGCAGGCTTTCGTCGCTGACAGCCGGGCTTTTTCTGATTTTTCTGATTATTGTTCTTGGTGATCTTGTGGCTCAGATCCCTATGGCGGCTCTTGTCGGTGTGATGATTATGGTGGCTGTCGGGACTTTTGAGTGGAGTTCTTTAAAGGACCTCTTTAAGATGCCGAAGAGTGATGCCTTTGTTATGCTGGTCACTATCGCGATTGTTGTCTATACCCATGACCTTGCGAAGGGTGTTTTAACCGGAGTTGTGATAGCTGCACTTGCGATGGTCTGGAAGATGTCTGCAATTTCGGTATCCGGCAGTGTCAGGGGCGATGGTGTTAAGGTTTATAGTGTAAGGGGTCAGCTCTTCTTTGCAACGATGTCGGCTTTTGTTGATCTCTTTGATTATGCCGGCGATCCTGAAAGAATTGAGATTGATTTTGCCAGTTCGCATATCTGGGACCATTCTGCTGTTGAGGCGATTGTCCGGGTTATTGATAAGTACCAGCAGGAGGGCAAGTCGGTGTACGTGACCGGTTTAAATCCGGAAAGCCAGGAGACGCTTGATAAGGGCTTTTCGTGAGGATTTAATGGATATGCTGCCTGAATCAACTCCAAATCTCTCTATAAGGGTGGCATTAACCATGTGCTTCCGGCCGGCATAACAGAAAGCAGCACCCCTTCAGGTTATGGTAATTCATTTCAGTCCGACTATGCCTTAAATAAATTTATCATTCATAAATTCTAATAGTCATATGATGAGAAAGAACGGGTATATCCGGGGGAAAATTGGAGTTCTTTTTATCAATTATGACCCTGAGTGCCTGTCGGAAACAAAAAATTATCTTGAAAAGTCAGGCAGAATATCTTTATATTGCGCTGAAAATGCAGAAGAAGCTATAGCTCTGCTAAATAAAAATCCATTCGATGTCATTGTATCCGGTTTTGCCCCGGCTTACTCCACCAAAAAATCATCAGAAAATGTTCTGCTTAAATACATAAAAGAGAACAATATCAGAATTCCATACATTGTTTTTTCCGGAGACTGCGGTGAAGATGCAGTTGCCGGGTCATTTAATGATGGGGCTGATTTCTTCGTCCGCAGGACCGGAAGGCCTGAGGATTACTACGCAGAACTTGCCGGAAAGATCAGATTTGCAGCTGAAAACAGGAAAAGATCCTCTGAAACAGATCTCTTTAACCAGGAGAGGCTTCGGCTTGTGCTTGAAACAACAAATGACGGGATATGGGACTGGGATCTGAAAACGGGAGAGGCATTCTTCAGTCCACGCTGCTTTACCATGCTTGGCTATGAACCGGATGAGGTGCCCGCATCATACAATACATGGAGGGAAAATGTCCTCCCTGATGACCTTGGAATGGCTGAAAAGGTCGTTTATGACTGCATCCACAATGGCAGGGACGGTTTTGATCTTGAGTTCCGGATGAAAACCAAAAGCGGTGGAATCCGGTGGATGAGGGCCAGGGGTAGTGTTGTAAGCAGGGACTCAGACGGAAAAGCTCTCCGGATTCTTGGGACGCATACTGATATTACCGACTGGAAAATGGCAGACAAGGCCCTTCGTGAAAGTGAGAATAAATTCCGGAAACTCTTTGACAAGGCCTCACAGATCTTTTTTTTATTTGATCTTGACGGAAATTTTGTGGATGCAAACGAAAAAGCGACAACTACAACAGGTTACACTCTTGATGAACTCCTCTCAATGAATGTCAATGATCTTGATGCCGAATCGGTAATCCGCAATGACAGAAGAAATATCTGGCATAAATTCCCGGATGACAGGGATATTTACATTGAGACGAGGCACCGCCGTAAGGACGGGACCGTTTACACAGCGGAGGTCCGGGCGACAAAGTTAAAAATCGGGGATGAGCATTATGTCCTGTCGCTTGTAAACGATATTACGGAGAGGAAAAAAGCGGAAGAGGCCATATACAGGAGTGAAAAAAAATACAGGGATATATTTGAGAATTCTGTTACCGGACTGTTCAAAACTACTTTCAATGGAGAGATATTTGATGTAAACAACTCTTTTGCCCGTATGTATGGTTATCCGGATGCAGAGGAGTTCCTGAAATCAGGGAAAAATGCAGGGAATTTTTATTTTGATGTCCGTGACAGGGAAAAGGTTGTAAATATTATTTCAGAAGACGGCAGTGTTACCGGTTATGAGGCAATCCATAAAAAAAGGGACGGCACGCCATTCTGGGTGTCAATTAGCGGAAGACTGCTCTGTGATGATAACCGGAAATACTGTGAAGGGATTATAATCGACATTACGGAGAGGAAAAAAGCAGAAGAGGCACTGTTTCTTTCAAACCGGAAGTTAAAACTGCTCTCCGGAATAACTAGGCATGATATCCTCAACCAGGTGACCGTTATCAGGGGCATTGCCGGCATAATTGATGACCTTGAGGATGAACAGGAAAAAACCGATTATATCGGAAAGATTGACAGTGCAGCCCGTACAATTGAAGAAAATATATTGTTTACAAAAGAGTATGAACAGCTTGGAGTCAATACACCTGAATGGATCTCAGTTTCAGGTTTAACTGACAGGAGGTCATTTGGGAAACTGCCGGTGCACAACCTCTGTGAAGATATTATGATATATGCCGATCCTATGCTCAGTAAAGTCTTTGAAAACATGATGGACAATACGGTCAGGCATGGTGAGAAGGCCACTGAGGTTTATGTCAGGTGCAGGCATGACAATAACGGGGGGCTTGTCATTACATGGGAGGACGACGGGACCGGCGTGCCTGATGAAGAGAAGGAGAGAATTTTTCAGAGAGGAGTTGGCAAAAACACAGGGTTTGGCCTTTTCCTGACAAGAGAGATCCTCTCCATTACCGGAATTTCAATAAAGGAGAGCGGGGTCTTTGGCAGCGGGGCACGGTTTGAGATCACAGTTCCGGCGGATTCCTGGAAAAAAGATTAGATCTCTTAAAGGCACAGAGTTTCCGGGATATTATCCCGTGGTCCGGCATATTTTATTGCAGGTTTTATCCCGCTTTTCCCTGAAACCGAAATCCCTGAAATTCAGAAGCTGTCTTCAGTCTTCCCTGCTGTAAAATATTTCCCTCCCGGAATCTTCTCTCAGAACCCCGGGTGGGTTTCTTTTTAGAGTCCGGAATTCTGTATTTATCTGTAATGCATGAATTTTTGCAGTGACTGTCATTTTCTGCTGTAGTATAACTGATTAGACCTGCATTGCTCCCGCCGGCGGGTAATTGTTCTGCTTATCCTGAATTATTGCGTTGAGGGAGATGCAATGCTGTGCATATATTCATTAGGGTCCTGTTAGAAATTGCCTGTGCGTCATTCATGAGTCATTCCGGCTGGCGGGATGGTTAATTTTTATTGGGGAGTGTATATTTTGAAAAAGAGAAATCTTTTGTTTTACGTCACTGTGCTGATCTCTGCCATGGTTGCTTTTGTCGGTGCAGCAACACCGGTTTATTGTCCGGACAATCCAAAATGCAGTGACATAAACTGTACTTCGCAGACGTGCTGCGGGAGCGGATGTCCGGGGGAGAGTTTTAAGATTGACGGCGGTCCTTACGGAGGAATCCATGATATTGCAGGGACAAACTGCTATGTCGATATTGATATGTTCACCAGCACACATTTCACCTTCACGTCAAATGCTGAGATTTATGCGGTGATAGTGAAGGGAGGGCCTAATTCTAATGTGTACTTCTACGACCCGCCGGTTTACTTTGACTCAGAACTTCTTTCTACGCCTGTGAATCCGGCTAACGGGAAGTATTACGATATAAGCCATATTGAGTTCTGTTATGACTGCCGCAGTACGCCTGTGCCGGAGTTTCCGGGGTTCTTTATCGGTATTGTGATGACCGGCTGTCTGTGTGGTGTAGTTTTTCTGGCCCGGAATAAGTATCTGAGGTGATTTTGTCTGAATTGAAATTTTTCCGGTGAGTTTTATTTTTTTGAGGGAGGGATTTATTCCGTTTTTTGTATTGATATAAATCCGGAAAAATTACTCTGAAGCTTTCCTGCATAAAGCTTCGATATCGTTTATATCGAGCAGGACTGTGTTATTATTAATCTCTTTTTTTCCGGAAGTTTTGAAGGCTGGTGTGTGCCGGTCCTGACTGTCAAATGATCTGGCGACAAGACAGAAATATTCTGTTCTGTTCTCTTTTTTCCATGATACTTTCTGTGATTTTTCTTTGAGTTTTTGGAGGAGAATGTCAGCTTGTACATTGTCCTGCCATTTGTATTCACAGAACAGGATTTTGTCTTCAGAGTCTGAGTAATAAATTCCGTCAATCTCCTCACCTTTATGCCACCAGCTGCCGTATCCGGTGAAGAGAAAAGGCAGGACATCTCTGCCGTTTACCGAAAGGAAAATATCTTCTACAATCTCTTCAAAACGAAGTCCTGTGTAATCGCTGAAATATGGCATGACCTGGTTCTTAACCGCAGCATCACCAAGGTCACGTTCTATCAGCATGATATTGGGGTATGCAAATCTGAACCAGAATAAAAAGAGGTTATCTTTGATGTAGTATAATCCCCTGTGGCACCTCTTAGAGACTGTTGCAGGAACTTTTCTTTTAACGAGGTCAAGGTCGATGAGTGTTGAGAGATATTTGTTTACAATTCCCTTTGAAAGTCCGGTGTCATTGGTAATCAGGCCCTGCGAATGATTTCCGTTTGATATCGAGAGGAGTATTGAGAAGTAATATCTGGGTTCGCTGAGTTCACTTCTAAGCACGAACTCAATATCCCGGAAGAGATAGGAGTCCTTTCTGAAGATATTTTCAGTTATGCTCTCTTCAATACTCTGACTGACGTTAAGACTGGTGATGTAAGCCGGAATTCCGCCATATACAGAATAATAATTTACGGCTTTTTTTATGTCTTTGATATAATCATAAATGTGGATAAAATGAAGTGGCCTGAGCAGGACCTGTCCTGTTCTTCTCCCGTAAAGGGGGCTGTTATATTCCATGACCATTGATTCCATCATTCTGACTGATGAGCCGCAGAGTATCAGGAATATTTTTGTCTCTTTAAGTTTTAGGTCCCAGAATGACTGAAGGATGGAGGGCAGTGCATTGTCTTCCTTTACGAGGTAAGGGAATTCATCTATGGCGATTATTATTCTTTCATCAGATTTTTGGTACAGGTACTCAAAGAAGGAGTCCCAGTCTGAGAATCCTGTTTTTCTGAGGAAGTCGTCATTGAAGTAGTCTGCAACTTCCACTGAAAACCGTCTCAGCTGAAGTTCCCTGGCTTCTTCCCTTGCAAGCAGGCGAAGGCCTCTTTTTTTGTTAAGGAATCTGTCTATAAGTTCTGATTTCCCAACTCTTCTTCGCCCGTAGATGACGATAAATTCCGGTTTATTGCTTTTCCATCTGCTGTTTAAGGATGACATTTCAGATTTTCTGCCAAGGAAAGGAGGATTTTGCATATGTGTACTTTAAAGTTTTATACTTTAAAGTTTTTTCTTTGGTCGTGATTGACTTTTTATGGACAGATATTTGTTGTCCTGAGTTTGTGTACTTTGAAGTTTTAAACTCCGGAGTTTTTTATGTTCACACCGGAACAATAACAAAAAAAGGCCGGATTGTTATTCCAAAGAGTATCCGGGATATTTCTGAGACTAAAACAAAGTTTTTCATTTCCTGCATAATGATAAACAGAATTTCAGATAAGACCTCCTGATGAAACTGATACAGCTCTTTTGTCACTGCCGGAATAAAAATAGCTGAATGGACTTCTGTTTCTTATTTAGTAAAATCACTCGGACAATATTATTGTGTTATGAATGCGTGCCATATTATAATTCTACCCGTGGACAACGAAATATAGCGCCTGGGACTTATATTACGGAGATCATTGAGATTGAGGGGAGAATTGAACAAAAACAAAAAACGAAGAAATACAGTGTCATTTTTATCCCATTATGTCCCAGTTACAAATGAGAAGAAATTAAAGAATTATGTCTGTTTTACTTCTGTACATGGCAGTAAAGGATTACGGGCCAGAGTTGTCTTTATTCTGAACTTTATCATTTGTAAAATTTTTCATTGCGGAAATGAAAACTATTATCTGAGAATAGATGATAATATGGGAATATGTCAAAGACGCTGAGCATCTCAGATGAAGCATATGATCGCCTTATTAACTGGAAAAAGAGTGATGATGAGAGTTTATCAAGTGTAATTTTAAGGGCTATTCCAAAAATCAGAACTCCGGAAGAATTAGATGAGTTACTCTCCCGAATAGGTTCTCTTTCGGATGAAGACGCTGATCTAATGACTAAAGCTGTTGAAGAGGATTAAATGATTATTCTTGACAGCACTTTTTTGATAGACTTAATAAGAAGTCAGAATAACGTTAAGCATAAAAGTGCTGATAATTTACTCAAAGAGATGATTGAGGAGAAAAAGAACTTTAGCACAACTTTTGTTAATGTTTATGAACTTTATAAAGGAGCTTACAGAACAAACGATATTGAGGGATCGCTTTACAGAATAAACGAAGTTCTAAATGATATTGATATTATAGAAAATTCTGAAAAATATTACAAGGTTTATGGGAGAATATCGGCAGAACTTGAGAGGAAGGGAACGCCTATTGGTAAATTCGATGAACTTGTTGCTGCAATTGTATTATATAATAGTGCAAAGCTCATTACAAACAATAGTAAAGATTTTGAAAAAATTCTCCCACCTTCAGATATAATAAACCATTAAAATTTTATTCTGAATCAACAATATCCGGATATTTTTTAGTGCCGGTCTGATGGTCTATATTATAACCGGTTTTATTGAGTGCCTTTATTACATCAGGGTAAGATAATACAGGTAATTCTGGCATAAATCAGGCTGTTATTTCTACAGTTTCTTCGTAGATTGATTGCGGGATTGTCTCATTATGCGACTTTAAGCTTTCCAGATAACCTTTTGCGGCTTCTTTTATGTTTTCAAGCGTTTCGGCTCTTGTTTTTCACTGACTCCTCTTTTTAGGCAGTTTGTGATTTAGGGTCTTTTTTTTGCATGTGTACCCGGCACATTTTCTCTGTAAATTTATTATTATGATTTATAAGAAAATAAATTTCTTATGCAGAGATTATTGCTGGATGTTTGCGTGGTTTTGGCAAAATTAAACCGGCATACTTGGGGATTTTTAACACGGCGGTGACAAGGCTATAATAAATACTATTTTTCTGAGGGTTAGTGTTGAATTTCAGAACTATGGGAATTATTTGAAATTAAATAATATCCTTGAAGGAAATAAAAAAGAAACTATTTTCTATATTAAAACTAATTCTAAAAAGTTGATATTATGAATGATGTGTGCGTTGGAGATAATAATTTTAATAATATTGCTGCAAGATTGAAGGATGCCTTAAACATTTCAGAATCACAAAGTGAAGAGATTTCTTCTGAATTTGGTGATTTTGAAAAAAAGATAATCGCACGTAAAGATCGTTATGAGATAAAAAAAATATTTGATAATTTATTGTATGTATATATTGGGCAGAATATTCGTGAGCAGGGAATACTGGATACTCAGATTCCAAACGATATTTTAAGTAATCTTCAGTCATTAAAATTAATCTTGGATTATAACTGGGAATCTTTAAAAAATTTTAAAAGCTTTGTTACATCTGAAAAAGGAGAAAGGATCTCTAAAATATTTATTCAGAATCGGCTCTTAAATTTTGATAAGGAGGGAGTTAATGAATTAAATCCTTTGGCATTATATTGTGTATATAATGACTGTAAATCAAGGAATATACCAGATTATAAAAAATATGATGACCTTGGGTTTCTACTTAAAATAAGTCCGGAATTTAAGGAATGTGATGAAGCTGCTATTAAATTAATAACTGATAATGGATTGGGCGTCGGGACATTAAATTATGCATCCACAAGGGGTGGGGAAACCAGAGATTTTGAGTTTGTTATTGCAAAAGAATTTGATATTGGTAACTATATTACTGTAAATAGTGTTCTGAAAAAAGATTTACTGGAGATAATTTATGATTCTAAAATCCATTACCGATTGTTTGACTTAATAAGTGCAGTAAATGAAGGAGATAACAGTATTTCGATCTCTTACGGTGACAATAAAGAAAAAATTCTTGAAAAAATTAAACCATTGGATGATAGTGGAATAATAAATCTGGACGGGAATTCCGGAGATAATGAGATCCGTTTTTATGCCGGGAATTCGGAAAGTGAAAAGAACAATGCAATATCTGGTATTAAGGATATTCAGAAGCGGATTGTCGAAAAAATAAATAATAAAATAGCTGATTATCAGCCTGGTAAGATAAATGGCGTTTCTGAATCAATTATAAGCAAAAAAATGGGAAATGCTGAAGATATTCCTGATGTGAAAGAATTTGAGGAAATACTCGCTTCTGTTACATCCAATAATAGTAATTATGATGGAATAAAAGTACTTCTTGGGAAATCTGGTAATGGGGATGTATATTGGGAACCGGGTAAATGTGCCAATGGACATTGCCTTGTTATAGGTGGTTCCGGGGCCGGAAAAACTGTAACATTAAGATCTATTGCATATGAACTGGCAAAACAGAATTATCCCGTTCTTTTAATTGATTTCCATGGTGACATGGCCCCAGATTCTTCTGTAAAAACATATAAAATTAAGGAAGGAGATGGTTACTATTTTAATCCGCTTGAGTTAAGTAATAAATTTGAGGATCTCACTCCTCTAAGAGCGACTTCTGATTTTGTTGACGCTATAAAAATTAATTTTTCAAGTTTAGGTATTCAACAAATAGATAGATTAACAGAGTTGATAACTGAAGGTTACAATAATAATAACCCTTCAAGTAATAAGTCTGCTGGTGAATTTAATTTCGATGAATTAAACAATAAGATTTTTAATTCAGATGATGGTAAATCTGATGGACTAAGAGCATATTTAAGGGGTATGTCTGATTATAAACTATTTTCCGGAAATCAGAAAATATCTGTGGAAAGCTTTTTAGAACCGGGAATTAGTCATATTAACTTAAATAGTTTGCCGGAAAATTTAAGGAATCTTTTTGCAGACTTATTATTGAGGAAATTATATTACTCGTTGCAGAGTTTGGGGAATATTTCAGAGGGAGATATTTCCGATAAAGATAAATTTAGGATATTTGTAATTGTTGATGAGGCAAAATTATTAGTCAGTGATAAACAGGGTTCAAAAGCTGTTTTAAATAAATATGCGACTGAATTAAGGAAATCTGGCTTGGGACTAATCCTTGCTTCTCAGTTGATTGGACATTTTAATGAAGAAATTCTGGCTAATATGTCAGCAAAAATATTTA
This window harbors:
- a CDS encoding transposase, with the protein product MVAVGLLRFLFDFQRDEIRTILLSRGISISTGEISNLSKELLLRFYALHKRHMPQMKSFFEREGGAKLHLDGTGEAGNEIVFMAKDGDTGITMDAQIIPTESKKYVKIFLNNLKSLLGDPIVIVRDMSKQIRDAAFEIFPDVKHQICQYHFVKNLGKTIFKTRYSTFRKDIVKMRILSQIKKMKGDLSAIKHHGSEKDIFFAEQKWIILAIEHLLICRERSSNYPFGLPYFEIMNRILDVQIMAHKILEWNMAHKVNVCEIKEFSEKLDDITNNAGINSQYSKIQKIWEWFEKVRITLRVGRHLSQNGSDMITTNAQNMRDDFEIILNAIDIDGVTKGGELLRGARQITNNCRKHMDELFVEVKDTFGNVVDIMRDNNIEERGHRWSRMHIRRRTGRNRTTNEMAQYGALMAIFSNLENETYVREILYDIKDFIREIQDITAEEISSASELVRPYAHKEIVHSDSKRLEYLEEFINLLEGGRSAEKWLSKFNISNRIMTP
- a CDS encoding response regulator, translated to MNGSESSKQTLSILYVDDEPALLDAAKLYLEHTGNLSVTKCDNAADALKILSELKFDAIISDYQMPECDGITFLRRLRERRDNTPFIIFTGKGREEVVIDALNLWRHYSVGNIEF
- a CDS encoding universal stress protein, encoding MYKKILLASDGSENAGRAAVEAAGLAKKLSSHVILTYIAGTPQQSKLVKANFDVHTILKEDAEEKIKDTISTLNKENIPYTLKVAIGDPADEIIRIAGNEEADLIIIGSRGLGTIKSVVLGSVSQKVTHNAKCPVMIIR
- a CDS encoding SulP family inorganic anion transporter; protein product: MSFAHKIKGEWLSNVRGDFLAGITVALALIPEAIAFSIIAGVDPMVGLYASFCIAVVIAFAGGRPGMISAATGSMALVMVVLVRDFGVEYLFFATILTGIIQLCLGFFKVGQLISFIPYSAVLGFVNSLAILIFLSQIPFLIGVPPVVYAITAATIGIVVLLPKVTKAVPAPLVAIAVMAGITITAGIDVLTVGDLGNITQALPLFHLPAVPLNVETLLIVLPYSVTLVIVGLLESLLTASIVDEMTDTRSDKDREVKGQGISNVVAGVFGGMAGCAMIGQSVINVTSGGRGRLSSLTAGLFLIFLIIVLGDLVAQIPMAALVGVMIMVAVGTFEWSSLKDLFKMPKSDAFVMLVTIAIVVYTHDLAKGVLTGVVIAALAMVWKMSAISVSGSVRGDGVKVYSVRGQLFFATMSAFVDLFDYAGDPERIEIDFASSHIWDHSAVEAIVRVIDKYQQEGKSVYVTGLNPESQETLDKGFS
- a CDS encoding PAS domain S-box protein; translated protein: MMRKNGYIRGKIGVLFINYDPECLSETKNYLEKSGRISLYCAENAEEAIALLNKNPFDVIVSGFAPAYSTKKSSENVLLKYIKENNIRIPYIVFSGDCGEDAVAGSFNDGADFFVRRTGRPEDYYAELAGKIRFAAENRKRSSETDLFNQERLRLVLETTNDGIWDWDLKTGEAFFSPRCFTMLGYEPDEVPASYNTWRENVLPDDLGMAEKVVYDCIHNGRDGFDLEFRMKTKSGGIRWMRARGSVVSRDSDGKALRILGTHTDITDWKMADKALRESENKFRKLFDKASQIFFLFDLDGNFVDANEKATTTTGYTLDELLSMNVNDLDAESVIRNDRRNIWHKFPDDRDIYIETRHRRKDGTVYTAEVRATKLKIGDEHYVLSLVNDITERKKAEEAIYRSEKKYRDIFENSVTGLFKTTFNGEIFDVNNSFARMYGYPDAEEFLKSGKNAGNFYFDVRDREKVVNIISEDGSVTGYEAIHKKRDGTPFWVSISGRLLCDDNRKYCEGIIIDITERKKAEEALFLSNRKLKLLSGITRHDILNQVTVIRGIAGIIDDLEDEQEKTDYIGKIDSAARTIEENILFTKEYEQLGVNTPEWISVSGLTDRRSFGKLPVHNLCEDIMIYADPMLSKVFENMMDNTVRHGEKATEVYVRCRHDNNGGLVITWEDDGTGVPDEEKERIFQRGVGKNTGFGLFLTREILSITGISIKESGVFGSGARFEITVPADSWKKD
- a CDS encoding ATP-binding protein, giving the protein MSSLNSRWKSNKPEFIVIYGRRRVGKSELIDRFLNKKRGLRLLAREEARELQLRRFSVEVADYFNDDFLRKTGFSDWDSFFEYLYQKSDERIIIAIDEFPYLVKEDNALPSILQSFWDLKLKETKIFLILCGSSVRMMESMVMEYNSPLYGRRTGQVLLRPLHFIHIYDYIKDIKKAVNYYSVYGGIPAYITSLNVSQSIEESITENIFRKDSYLFRDIEFVLRSELSEPRYYFSILLSISNGNHSQGLITNDTGLSKGIVNKYLSTLIDLDLVKRKVPATVSKRCHRGLYYIKDNLFLFWFRFAYPNIMLIERDLGDAAVKNQVMPYFSDYTGLRFEEIVEDIFLSVNGRDVLPFLFTGYGSWWHKGEEIDGIYYSDSEDKILFCEYKWQDNVQADILLQKLKEKSQKVSWKKENRTEYFCLVARSFDSQDRHTPAFKTSGKKEINNNTVLLDINDIEALCRKASE
- a CDS encoding antitoxin VapB family protein, coding for MSKTLSISDEAYDRLINWKKSDDESLSSVILRAIPKIRTPEELDELLSRIGSLSDEDADLMTKAVEED
- a CDS encoding type II toxin-antitoxin system VapC family toxin: MIILDSTFLIDLIRSQNNVKHKSADNLLKEMIEEKKNFSTTFVNVYELYKGAYRTNDIEGSLYRINEVLNDIDIIENSEKYYKVYGRISAELERKGTPIGKFDELVAAIVLYNSAKLITNNSKDFEKILPPSDIINH